The proteins below come from a single Halostagnicola larsenii XH-48 genomic window:
- a CDS encoding 3-hydroxyacyl-CoA dehydrogenase family protein has translation MVRETIDRIGVVGAGTMGNGIAQVSATAGYDVVMRDIETEFVENGFESIDDSLERLAGRDDLSESPETIRDRIEGTTALEALADCDLVVEAALEDLSVKRDIFGDLEDVCESDVLLATNTSTLSITAIASDLESPERVIGLHFMNPVPIMEGVEVVVGEKTSESARELAHRIAEDLGKTTWESDDKPGFVTNRILMPWINEGIRAFDEGVATKTDIDAGMELGTNVPMGPLTLADHIGLDVCLHATETLHEELGERYRPAYLLKRKVEAGDLGKKTGTGFYEYE, from the coding sequence ATGGTTCGTGAGACCATCGATCGAATCGGCGTCGTCGGCGCGGGAACCATGGGAAACGGCATCGCACAGGTCAGCGCAACCGCGGGCTACGACGTCGTAATGCGCGATATCGAGACCGAATTCGTCGAGAACGGCTTCGAATCGATCGACGACAGCCTCGAGCGACTGGCCGGTCGAGACGACCTCTCCGAATCCCCGGAGACGATCCGCGACCGAATCGAGGGGACGACGGCCCTCGAGGCGCTCGCCGACTGCGATCTCGTCGTCGAAGCCGCGCTCGAGGATCTGTCCGTCAAACGGGATATCTTCGGCGATCTCGAGGACGTCTGTGAGTCGGACGTCCTCCTCGCGACGAACACGAGCACGCTCTCGATAACGGCGATCGCGTCGGATCTCGAGTCTCCCGAACGGGTGATCGGGCTGCACTTCATGAATCCGGTTCCGATCATGGAGGGCGTCGAGGTCGTCGTCGGGGAGAAGACGAGCGAGTCAGCCCGCGAGCTGGCCCACCGCATCGCCGAGGACCTGGGGAAGACGACCTGGGAGTCCGACGACAAACCGGGATTCGTCACGAATCGAATCCTGATGCCCTGGATCAACGAGGGGATCCGCGCGTTCGACGAGGGTGTGGCCACGAAAACGGACATCGACGCGGGGATGGAACTCGGGACAAACGTCCCGATGGGGCCGCTGACGCTCGCCGATCACATCGGACTCGACGTCTGTCTGCACGCGACCGAGACGCTCCACGAGGAACTCGGGGAGCGGTATCGCCCGGCCTACCTCCTCAAGCGCAAGGTCGAAGCCGGCGACCTCGGCAAGAAGACCGGAACCGGGTTTTACGAGTACGAGTAA
- a CDS encoding DUF7409 domain-containing protein, producing the protein MSNDSAVEKTDDSRIEERTRESLERADIDPRRVSEKAYSFRMLLEAGLEESVAAHLRRRFSLPWSFETDGDLDKRSTEVRGLGEAEREWVVASADENWQAFENVSPPDREAESTEATERSWPRPTPVERVTGVGPDDADRLATAGITSAERLATIHAAEVADALELNVLHVRIWRHNARELLE; encoded by the coding sequence GTGAGCAACGACTCCGCCGTCGAGAAAACGGACGATTCACGGATCGAGGAGCGAACCCGTGAATCGCTCGAGCGAGCCGACATCGATCCGCGGAGGGTCTCCGAGAAGGCGTACTCCTTTCGCATGTTGCTCGAGGCCGGCCTCGAGGAGTCGGTTGCCGCCCACCTCAGGCGTCGGTTTTCGTTGCCGTGGTCGTTCGAAACCGACGGGGACCTCGACAAGCGGTCGACGGAGGTTCGCGGGCTCGGCGAGGCCGAACGCGAGTGGGTCGTCGCCAGCGCCGACGAGAACTGGCAGGCGTTCGAAAACGTCTCGCCGCCGGATCGGGAGGCCGAATCGACCGAGGCGACCGAACGATCCTGGCCGCGACCGACGCCGGTTGAACGCGTCACCGGCGTCGGTCCTGACGATGCGGATCGGCTGGCGACCGCCGGTATCACCTCCGCGGAGCGACTGGCGACGATTCACGCCGCCGAGGTGGCTGACGCCCTCGAGCTTAACGTCTTGCACGTCAGAATCTGGCGACACAACGCTCGAGAACTCCTCGAGTAG
- a CDS encoding TlpA family protein disulfide reductase translates to MKRREAIAGIASVGTLGSGIALLQNGFPSIGGDGDSEDVYLEGEDTGPSEIQTIDAGASEVGTQVLPPEGKISVLNFFVTYCGYCKRQMEPLGAARERIDDDVRFLSVTTQSIGKTLEEEELRQWWDDYDGAWDVGHGSSRSFRQDYNIVGTPTTIVLDADGKATLNEGAGIIGDGEIIDAVKSARDGDSA, encoded by the coding sequence ATGAAACGCCGGGAAGCGATCGCCGGCATCGCCAGCGTCGGGACGTTGGGAAGCGGTATCGCGCTGTTGCAAAACGGCTTTCCGTCGATCGGCGGCGATGGCGACTCCGAAGACGTCTATCTCGAGGGCGAAGACACGGGCCCATCCGAAATCCAGACGATCGACGCCGGTGCAAGCGAGGTCGGGACGCAGGTGCTTCCCCCAGAGGGGAAGATCTCAGTACTCAACTTCTTCGTCACCTACTGTGGCTACTGTAAACGACAGATGGAACCGCTCGGCGCGGCCAGAGAACGCATCGACGACGACGTTCGGTTTCTGTCGGTTACGACCCAGTCGATCGGAAAAACGCTCGAGGAGGAGGAACTCCGCCAGTGGTGGGACGACTACGACGGGGCGTGGGATGTCGGCCACGGGTCGTCGAGGTCGTTTCGTCAGGACTACAACATCGTTGGCACGCCGACGACGATCGTACTCGATGCAGACGGCAAAGCGACGCTGAACGAGGGCGCGGGAATCATCGGCGATGGCGAGATCATCGACGCGGTGAAATCGGCGAGAGACGGCGACAGCGCGTAA
- a CDS encoding DUF5658 family protein has translation MSFDAGFSRASHTNGSPVALERILWIAVGAALVGDVVTTFVGLHLGLAESNPVAHSMIDGYGLVGMLGLKLVAIGIGIACRWLLPDEYRPIVPAGLALPWLIAVGINLYMISTVV, from the coding sequence ATGAGTTTCGACGCCGGGTTCTCGCGAGCGAGCCACACGAACGGGTCGCCGGTCGCGCTCGAGAGAATACTGTGGATCGCCGTCGGCGCGGCGCTGGTGGGCGACGTCGTCACGACGTTCGTGGGACTCCATCTCGGGCTCGCCGAATCGAACCCGGTCGCTCACAGCATGATCGACGGCTACGGACTGGTCGGTATGCTCGGATTGAAGCTAGTTGCGATCGGTATCGGCATCGCGTGTCGGTGGCTCCTCCCGGACGAGTACCGGCCGATCGTTCCCGCGGGACTTGCCCTTCCCTGGCTGATCGCGGTTGGCATCAATCTGTACATGATCTCGACCGTCGTGTGA
- a CDS encoding acyl-CoA carboxylase subunit beta, with protein MNVRIADGASEEEASVIAAALAEHVGVDIAVYIGADDEPTAVREVDSESATAPDQAGDASTGQNAHATVSATNGGTDDRASDSSGPTEREDRLREEIEDILEGGPSKYRDQLSDEGKLFVRDRLELWFSGANDEFLFEDGKFAAFDEWHPDGADTDGSEDDRLPADGLITGAATFENRDVHFMANDYTVKRGSMAAKGVEKFLRMQQRALKTGQPVLYLMDSSGGRIDQQTGFFANREGIGKYYYNHSMLSGRVPQICVLYGPCIAGAAYTPVFADFTVMVEGMSAMAIASPRMVQMVTGEEIDMQELGGPAVHTRESGSADLVARDEEHARELVAQLITYLPDNADQKPPRAAGRSPASAPAGIDAVVPQQPNTSYDMNEVIERLVDADSALEVRPDYGAEILTVFARIDGRPIGIVANQPSRRAGAIFPDAAEKAAEFIWKADAFNVPLLYLCDTPGFMAGSQVEKEGILEKGKKMIYATASATVPQQTVVVRKAYGAGIYAMGGPAYDPESVIGLPSGEIGIMGPEAAINAVYARKLSAVDDPDERAELERELRETYREDIDIHRMASDVVIDEIVPPSTLRTELENRFEFYADVEKSLPSKKHGTIL; from the coding sequence ATGAACGTTCGTATCGCCGACGGCGCGAGCGAGGAGGAAGCGTCGGTCATCGCCGCGGCACTGGCCGAACACGTCGGCGTCGATATCGCGGTGTATATCGGCGCCGACGACGAACCGACCGCGGTTCGGGAGGTCGATTCGGAGTCGGCCACTGCACCCGATCAAGCGGGCGACGCGAGCACTGGGCAGAACGCACACGCGACGGTTTCCGCGACAAACGGCGGGACGGACGATCGAGCGTCGGATTCGAGCGGGCCGACCGAACGCGAAGACCGCCTCCGGGAGGAAATCGAGGATATACTCGAGGGCGGCCCGTCGAAGTACAGGGATCAGCTGTCCGACGAGGGGAAACTCTTCGTCAGGGACCGGCTCGAGCTCTGGTTTTCGGGCGCGAACGACGAGTTCCTGTTCGAAGACGGCAAGTTCGCGGCGTTCGACGAGTGGCACCCCGACGGGGCCGACACGGACGGTTCGGAAGACGATAGACTGCCGGCCGACGGACTCATCACCGGCGCGGCGACGTTCGAGAACCGAGACGTCCACTTCATGGCCAACGACTACACCGTCAAACGCGGGAGCATGGCCGCGAAGGGCGTCGAGAAGTTCCTCCGCATGCAACAGCGGGCGCTGAAGACCGGCCAACCCGTGTTGTACCTGATGGACTCCTCCGGCGGTCGAATCGACCAACAGACGGGCTTTTTCGCCAACCGGGAAGGGATCGGCAAGTACTACTACAACCACTCGATGCTCTCGGGGCGCGTGCCACAGATTTGCGTGCTCTATGGCCCCTGTATCGCCGGTGCAGCCTACACGCCCGTCTTCGCCGATTTCACCGTGATGGTCGAGGGGATGTCCGCGATGGCCATCGCCTCGCCGCGAATGGTGCAGATGGTCACCGGCGAGGAGATCGACATGCAGGAACTGGGTGGTCCCGCCGTACACACGCGGGAATCGGGCTCGGCCGATCTCGTCGCTCGAGACGAAGAACACGCCCGCGAGCTCGTCGCGCAGTTGATCACGTATCTACCGGACAACGCCGACCAGAAACCGCCTCGAGCGGCGGGGCGATCGCCCGCATCCGCTCCTGCGGGCATCGATGCCGTGGTTCCACAGCAGCCGAACACGAGCTACGACATGAACGAGGTTATCGAGCGACTCGTGGACGCAGACTCCGCGCTCGAGGTACGCCCCGACTACGGCGCGGAGATCCTCACGGTGTTCGCGCGAATCGACGGCCGGCCGATCGGCATCGTCGCCAATCAGCCGTCCCGCCGCGCGGGTGCGATCTTCCCGGACGCGGCCGAGAAGGCGGCGGAGTTCATTTGGAAGGCGGACGCGTTCAACGTGCCGCTGTTGTATCTCTGCGATACGCCGGGATTCATGGCCGGTTCACAGGTCGAGAAGGAAGGGATTCTCGAGAAGGGAAAGAAGATGATCTACGCGACCGCCTCGGCGACGGTCCCACAGCAGACGGTGGTCGTCCGCAAAGCCTACGGCGCGGGGATATACGCGATGGGCGGCCCCGCCTACGACCCGGAGAGCGTTATCGGCCTTCCTTCCGGAGAGATCGGGATCATGGGGCCCGAGGCGGCGATCAACGCAGTCTACGCCCGGAAACTGTCCGCGGTCGACGACCCCGACGAGCGCGCGGAACTCGAGCGGGAACTACGAGAAACCTACCGCGAGGACATCGATATCCACCGGATGGCGAGCGACGTCGTCATCGACGAGATCGTCCCGCCGAGTACGCTCCGGACGGAACTCGAGAACAGGTTCGAGTTCTACGCCGACGTCGAGAAGTCACTCCCGAGCAAGAAACACGGGACGATTCTGTGA
- a CDS encoding class 1 fructose-bisphosphatase has product MTDTNPDARTGSGPSASRRESGEAELEPAVDAVVSTVARTAADVRQGLVGRRGKTAGENPSGESQAEADVYADELLADRLGSLAVVGQYASEERAERIDCGPTPGTDASRVDESDAGRADRTVSVAVDPLDGSSNLASNNAMGTIFGIYDAPLPAAGRDLIAAGYVLYGPITTMVVADETAVTEYELTGGERTVVRDDIALPDEPVVYGFGGRVPDWPADFLEYARAIEDELKLRYGGAMIADVNQVLTYGGVFAYPALESRSAGKLRLQFEGNPIGYVIEQAGGRSSNGDRSLLEVEPSSLHDRTPVHVGNDDLIDRLESTLK; this is encoded by the coding sequence ATGACCGACACGAATCCCGACGCGCGTACTGGCTCCGGTCCGTCCGCCTCCCGGCGCGAGTCGGGCGAGGCCGAACTCGAGCCGGCAGTCGACGCCGTCGTCTCGACGGTCGCTCGAACGGCGGCCGACGTTCGACAGGGGCTCGTGGGCCGTCGCGGCAAAACGGCGGGTGAGAATCCAAGCGGTGAGAGCCAGGCCGAAGCCGACGTCTACGCGGACGAACTACTGGCCGATCGGCTCGGATCGCTCGCGGTCGTCGGCCAGTACGCGAGCGAGGAACGGGCCGAACGTATCGACTGCGGACCGACGCCGGGAACCGATGCTAGTCGCGTCGACGAGTCCGATGCCGGCCGCGCCGACCGGACCGTTTCGGTGGCCGTCGACCCGCTCGACGGCTCGTCGAACCTGGCATCGAACAACGCCATGGGGACCATCTTCGGGATCTACGACGCGCCGCTTCCCGCCGCCGGCCGAGACCTCATCGCTGCGGGGTACGTGCTCTACGGCCCGATCACGACGATGGTCGTCGCCGACGAAACCGCCGTCACCGAGTACGAACTCACCGGCGGCGAACGGACGGTCGTTCGCGACGACATCGCCTTGCCCGACGAGCCCGTCGTCTACGGCTTCGGGGGGCGCGTCCCCGACTGGCCGGCGGACTTTCTCGAATACGCGCGAGCGATCGAAGACGAACTGAAACTCCGCTACGGCGGCGCAATGATCGCCGACGTCAATCAGGTGCTGACCTACGGTGGCGTGTTCGCCTACCCCGCACTCGAGTCGCGTTCGGCGGGAAAGCTCAGGCTCCAGTTCGAAGGGAACCCGATCGGCTACGTCATCGAGCAGGCGGGCGGGCGCTCGTCGAACGGCGACCGATCCCTGCTCGAGGTCGAACCGTCGTCGCTTCACGACCGAACGCCGGTCCACGTCGGCAACGACGATCTGATCGACCGCCTCGAATCGACGCTCAAGTGA